One part of the Sulfolobus tengchongensis genome encodes these proteins:
- a CDS encoding NAD(P)/FAD-dependent oxidoreductase, with the protein MIDVAIIGGGHNGLVTAAYLAKAGLKVAVFERRSIVGGASVTEELWPGIKVSTGAYVLSLLRPKIIEELRLRDFGLKVYLKDPGLFVPFENGKRLYIWSSLEKTKKEIEKFSVNDAKNYEKWVKFWDTFADLADFFMLNPPPTIEEAKNLLEIFKGNINEELALTFLRTFVQDARSLLDEYFETDEVKSALAEDSVVGTFASPSTPGTAYVLAHHVIGEVNGVKGAWGYVEGGMGGVTQALRRSAEHFGAEIYTDAEVDEILVKNNRVEGIKLKNGKIINAKIVVSNADPKTTFLKLLRNAELEDEFIKKIRALKNTGVSFKIVGYLEELPDFGNGKSLSPEHVASELIIPSMEYLEKAYDDARISGYSKEPWLSINIQSSVDPTVAPPGKFSFSIFGQYLVYNKNNNDEIKERISEITLEKIREFAPNFKPIKYEVLTPLDIERRFGISGGNIFHIDMTPDQLYFFRPVIGYSNYTTPLKGLYLCGSGTHPGGGVTGAPGYNASVRILEDIRKGLYK; encoded by the coding sequence ATGATAGACGTAGCAATAATTGGAGGAGGACATAATGGTCTAGTTACAGCAGCGTATTTAGCTAAAGCGGGTTTGAAGGTGGCAGTATTTGAAAGAAGAAGCATAGTAGGTGGAGCATCTGTCACCGAAGAACTGTGGCCTGGTATTAAAGTTTCAACTGGAGCCTATGTACTGAGCCTATTAAGACCTAAGATCATAGAGGAATTACGCCTAAGAGATTTCGGTTTAAAAGTTTATTTGAAAGATCCAGGGTTATTCGTACCGTTTGAAAATGGTAAGAGGTTATATATTTGGTCAAGCTTAGAAAAGACTAAGAAGGAGATAGAAAAGTTTTCAGTAAATGATGCAAAAAATTATGAAAAGTGGGTCAAATTCTGGGATACTTTCGCAGATTTAGCTGATTTCTTCATGTTAAATCCACCGCCCACTATTGAGGAAGCTAAAAATCTACTAGAAATATTTAAGGGAAATATAAATGAAGAGCTTGCACTAACCTTTTTAAGAACTTTCGTACAAGATGCTAGATCGTTACTTGATGAATATTTTGAAACCGATGAAGTTAAATCTGCTTTAGCTGAAGATTCTGTAGTTGGAACTTTTGCGTCCCCATCAACTCCAGGGACTGCTTATGTGCTAGCCCATCACGTTATAGGAGAGGTAAACGGTGTAAAGGGAGCTTGGGGCTACGTCGAAGGAGGTATGGGTGGCGTCACTCAAGCGCTTAGGAGATCAGCTGAACACTTTGGAGCAGAAATATATACAGATGCTGAAGTTGACGAAATCTTAGTAAAGAATAATAGAGTTGAGGGTATAAAATTAAAAAACGGAAAAATAATCAATGCGAAAATAGTTGTGTCAAATGCAGATCCTAAAACTACATTTTTAAAACTTTTAAGAAACGCAGAATTGGAAGATGAGTTCATAAAGAAAATAAGAGCCCTTAAGAATACTGGGGTTTCATTTAAAATAGTGGGTTACCTTGAAGAGTTGCCAGACTTTGGTAACGGTAAGAGTTTATCGCCAGAACATGTGGCTTCTGAATTGATAATACCTAGTATGGAATACTTGGAAAAAGCTTATGATGATGCAAGAATATCTGGTTACTCAAAGGAACCTTGGCTTTCAATTAACATTCAGTCTTCTGTAGATCCTACAGTAGCTCCGCCTGGTAAATTTTCCTTTTCAATATTTGGCCAATATCTAGTTTACAATAAAAATAATAATGATGAAATTAAAGAAAGAATTAGTGAAATTACTCTCGAAAAAATAAGGGAATTTGCACCAAACTTTAAACCTATTAAATACGAAGTTCTAACCCCTCTTGATATTGAGAGGAGATTTGGCATTAGTGGTGGAAATATTTTTCATATAGATATGACTCCAGACCAACTATATTTCTTTAGACCAGTTATAGGTTACAGCAATTACACAACTCCATTAAAGGGCTTATACTTATGCGGATCTGGTACACATCCTGGTGGCGGTGTCACCGGCGCTCCTGGCTATAATGCATCCGTCAGAATTCTAGAAGATATAAGAAAAGGTTTATACAAGTAG